Proteins encoded together in one Acidobacteriota bacterium window:
- a CDS encoding disulfide bond formation protein B, whose protein sequence is MNQERTVSNKLDTDWLLLLAAWLLVTTASLGSLFFSEVMGLPPCSLCWYQRVFMFPLVLVLFMGLFPFDAKVVRYALPLSAAGSLAALYHMLLQVGVIPESAAPCSQGVSCADVDLSVFGFVSIPMLSLFAFGAITALLITLLRSSSR, encoded by the coding sequence ATGAATCAAGAACGCACCGTTTCCAACAAGCTCGATACGGACTGGCTCCTGCTCCTTGCGGCCTGGCTGCTCGTCACCACCGCCAGCCTGGGTAGCCTGTTCTTCAGCGAGGTCATGGGGCTGCCTCCTTGCTCGCTGTGCTGGTATCAGCGGGTGTTCATGTTCCCCCTGGTCCTCGTGCTCTTCATGGGCCTGTTCCCCTTCGACGCCAAGGTGGTGCGATACGCTCTCCCACTGTCCGCGGCAGGCAGCCTGGCTGCGCTCTACCACATGCTGTTGCAGGTCGGAGTCATTCCCGAGAGCGCCGCACCCTGCAGCCAGGGGGTCTCGTGCGCTGACGTCGATCTGAGCGTGTTCGGATTTGTTTCGATACCCATGTTGTCCCTCTTTGCATTTGGAGCGATCACAGCGCTCCTCATCACCCTATTGCGGAGCTCGTCTCGATGA
- a CDS encoding thioredoxin domain-containing protein produces the protein MTSKQKLVLVLGAVGLLVGGFILATSLFNNQRAEELASIEKASPVDNAFVRGYAQRLGPRDAKVTLVEFLDPGCESCAAMSPHVKAILDAHPGQVQLVLRYIPLHQGADTAVKMLEAARKQGKYWETLQLMFDTQSVWASHHHPEPEKLLEILPSLGLDMTRLELEMQGIDIAHILQQDMADATTLGVRKTPTFFVNGKPLTRFGVPQLQALVASEVAANP, from the coding sequence ATGACTTCAAAGCAGAAACTCGTCCTGGTCCTCGGTGCTGTTGGCCTACTTGTCGGGGGGTTCATCCTGGCCACTTCTTTGTTTAACAACCAACGGGCCGAAGAGCTGGCATCGATCGAGAAAGCAAGCCCCGTCGACAATGCGTTTGTTCGTGGCTACGCCCAGCGGCTCGGGCCACGCGACGCGAAGGTCACTCTCGTGGAATTCCTCGACCCCGGCTGCGAGTCCTGTGCAGCCATGTCCCCCCACGTCAAAGCGATCCTCGACGCACACCCAGGACAAGTACAGCTGGTCCTGCGGTACATCCCCCTGCACCAGGGCGCCGACACCGCGGTCAAGATGCTGGAAGCGGCTCGCAAGCAGGGGAAGTACTGGGAGACGCTGCAGTTGATGTTCGACACCCAGTCCGTGTGGGCCAGCCACCACCACCCGGAACCCGAGAAGCTACTGGAGATCCTGCCATCCCTCGGCCTCGACATGACCCGCCTCGAGCTCGAGATGCAGGGCATCGATATCGCGCACATCCTTCAGCAAGACATGGCAGACGCCACGACACTTGGAGTGCGCAAGACCCCGACCTTCTTCGTCAACGGCAAGCCATTGACCCGTTTCGGCGTACC